A part of Ptychodera flava strain L36383 chromosome 11, AS_Pfla_20210202, whole genome shotgun sequence genomic DNA contains:
- the LOC139143808 gene encoding leucine-rich repeat and IQ domain-containing protein 4-like — MNKITSIPSQMKELTVIEELYLKDNNLQIFPDAVSQLKSLKILNLESNFFTSVSYNVIQLDQLQEVNLLKSGTPTFPRMICRIPSLKRLHFGFKDLPFRVTSLPDDVLITLPLEELYLYNCNLSMFPKVIFKIKTLKVLSLVWCKISDELNNLGELSNLKQLTLSCNELTSLPESIGNLSKLEVLHANKNKLASLPAVMKKLSKLKTIDLDDNPFSKGKSMACEKKSSKVKSILSQAPVAQSGQRQPGGQKQKQSALTQDATRTRLSTPTPPSSLKFPASTQQANKQPGNVDVKATANITLGGLHHRPLMQNKIICSLGRLS, encoded by the coding sequence ATGAACAAAATAACTAGCATACCGTCACAGATGAAGGAATTGACAGTAATTGAAGAACTCTATCTGAAAGACAACAATTTGCAAATCTTCCCAGATGCCGTTTCTCAACTTAAatccttgaaaatattaaacTTGGAATCGAATTTCTTTACGTCGGTGTCCTACAATGTCATTCAACTTGATCAACTGCAGGAAGTTAATCTATTGAAGAGTGGTACACCTACATTTCCAAGAATGATATGTCGCATCCCAAGTTTGAAGAGATTACACTTTGGGTTCAAGGATTTGCCATTTCGTGTCACCAGTTTACCAGATGATGTTTTGATAACACTGCCTCTTGAAGAGCTATATCTGTACAACTGTAATCTCAGCATGTTTCCCAAAGTGATCTTCAAAATCAAGACATTGAAGGTACTGAGTCTGGTTTGGTGCAAAATTTCAGATGAGCTGAACAACCTTGGGGAACTTTCAAATCTCAAACAACTCACCCTGTCTTGCAATGAGCTAACCTCACTTCCTGAAAGTATCGGCAATCTTTCCAAACTCGAAGTACTTCATGCAAACAAGAACAAGTTGGCGAGTTTACCGGCCGTGATGAAGAAGCTGTCGAAATTGAAGACCATCGATTTAGACGACAATCCTTTCAGTAAAGGGAAGTCTATGGCATGTGAAAAGAAATCATCGAAAGTCAAGAGCATTCTAAGTCAAGCTCCAGTCGCACAAAGTGGACAAAGACAACCTGGTGGACAAAAGCAAAAGCAAAGTGCTTTAACGCAAGATGCAACGAGAACACGTTTGTCAACTCCGACACCTCCGAGTTCTCTGAAATTTCCCGCTTCAACACAACAAGCCAATAAACAGCCGGGAAACGTAGATGTCAAGGCAACTGCAAACATCACACTCGGGGGCCTTCATCATCGGCCtctcatgcaaaacaaaataatttgcagTTTGGGAAGATTGAGTTGA
- the LOC139143368 gene encoding caspase-7-like, with protein MTKTQSSSLPYPIQATTPMKSVAQQRQSSFITKKSEEILPQEQKKPSEELKRQRQLLKPTQQQRQHKPVEISGSSKTTATPMPGSSSASTHQIKLTQSSSLPYPLQATTPMKPVPQEKQRCLTTRISSGNLGHQQSKAVEVPGRSTAGAATSKPASGIGKYPMERKPRGQAIIINNYKFVEMENRDGTQFDKESLQALLKKLHFGVHTYNDLGASDMENVVKTFSLEDHSDFDCFVFCVLSHGSQGKVYGVDDKSVEIRDLTKHFSAENCKTLASKPKLFFIQACQEQMSMGGVTRTDAVFGNTLIPNEADFVIGYSTVPGYVSYRDTGKGSYYIKALVDQLQELANKHDLVSILANVREEVSKAVVSMEDGGFCTQVPTVVSTLGNKCI; from the exons ATGACGAAGACACAATCTTCAAGTTTACCATATCCTATTCAGGCGACAACGCCGATGAAATCTGTTGCTCAACAGAGACAAAGCAGCTTCATAACGAAGAAATCCGAGGAAATACTGCCGCAAGAACAGAAAAAACCTTCTGAAGAATTGAAACGTCAGCGTCAGCTACTGAAACCAACGCAACAACAGCGCCAACACAAACCAGTGGAAATTTCAGGGTCATCGAAGACTACAGCAACACCAATGCCCGGCAGTTCTTCGGCATCCACACATCAAATTAAACTGACGCAATCTTCAAGCTTGCCTTATCCTCTTCAAGCAACAACGCCAATGAAGCCTGTCCCTCAAGAGAAGCAACGCTGTTTAACGACAAGGATATCCTCGGGAAACCTGGGGCATCAACAGAGCAAGGCAGTCGAAGTTCCAGGGAGATCAACAGCTGGAGCAGCAACATCAAAACCAGCGTCTGGTATCGGGAAATATCCCATGGAAAGAAAACCTCGTGGACAAGCAATTATCATCAATAATTACAAGTTTGTGGAAATGGAAAACAGAGACGGCACGCAATTTGATAAAG aaagcctgCAAGCTCTGCTGAAGAAACTTCATTTCGGTGTACACACTTACAACGACTTGGGTGCAAGTGACATGGAGAATGTTGTGAAGACCTTCAGTCTCGAAGACCACAGCGATTTCGACTGTTTTGTCTTTTGTGTGCTGTCCCATGGGTCACAGGGCAAAGTTTATGGCGTTGATGACAAGAGTGTTGAGATACGAGATCTTACTAAACACTTCTCTGCTGAAAACTGCAAAACGTTGGCCAGTAAGCCCAAGTTATTCTTCATCCAGGCATGTCAAGAACAAATGTCCATGGGAGGTGTGACGCGTACCGACGCCGTCTTTGGAAACACACTcattccgaatgaagccgattTTGTAATCGGCTATTCCACCGTACCAGGCTATGTTTCCTACAGAGACACTGGAAAAGGAAGTTACTATATCAAGGCTTTGGTTGATCAGCTGCAGGAACTCGCAAACAAACACGATTTGGTGTCCATACTGGCAAACGTAAGGGAAGAAGTCAGCAAAGCGGTTGTCTCTATGGAAGACGGCGGTTTCTGCACACAAGTCCCAACAGTAGTTAGTACTCTGGGAAACAAGTGtatttga
- the LOC139143811 gene encoding leucine-rich repeat-containing protein 15-like: MVESTTVSVALLILLLNINGAMSCPSMCSCGSNSYVDCDFRSLTVIPSGIPAETVTLDLDHNSITSLPTEAISSLTRLKYLYLNNNAISVISSGAFRGLTSLETLYLHYNNITSLPSDAFNGLSSLQYLYLHNNKISTLPSGIFSDLNSLTRLYLYNNDITTLPSDAFNDLSSLQYLYLYYNKISTLQSGVFSGLNSLRELQLQNNEITALPSGVFSGLNSLTHLYLHNNDITTLSSGTFNGLSSLQYLYLHNNKISTLPPGIFSGLNSLKTLQLQNNEITAVAKLANLPQLTTLNLNYNCITTLQDGVFERLTKLSSLTCKTPASKIYPLLHSAD; encoded by the coding sequence ATGGTTGAATCCACAACTGTATCGGTGGCGCTGCTCATACTACTTCTGAACATCAATGGAGCTATGAGTTGTCCTTCAATGTGCAGCTGCGGTTCGAATAGCTATGTCGACTGTGACTTCAGATCCTTGACAGTGATACCCTCGGGTATTCCAGCTGAAACTGTCACCCTTGACCTTGATCACAATAGCATAACATCACTTCCCACAGAGGCGATCAGTTCTTTGACACGGCTGAAGTACTTGTACCTCAATAATAACGCCATTTCAGTCATATCATCTGGAGCATTCCGTGGACTGACAAGTCTAGAGACATTATACCTTCACTACAATAACATCACGTCATTGCCATCTGACGCCTTCAATGGTTTGTCCAGTTTACAATATCTGTATCTGCACAACAACAAGATATCAACATTACCATCAGGAATCTTCTCTGACTTAAATTCGTTAACACGTCTTTACCTCTATAACAATGACATCACAACATTGCCATCTGACGCCTTCAATGATTTGTCCAGTTTACAATATCTGTATCTGTACTACAACAAGATATCAACATTACAATCAGGAGTCTTCTCTGGCTTAAATTCGTTAAGAGAGCTACAATTACAGAACAATGAAATCACAGCGTTACCATCGGGAGTTTTCTCTGGCTTAAATTCGTTAACACATCTTTACCTCCATAACAATGACATAACAACATTGTCATCTGGCACCTTCAATGGCTTGTCcagtttacagtatctgtatcTGCACAACAACAAGATATCAACATTACCACCAGGAATCTTCTCTGGCTTAAATTCGTTAAAAACTTTACAATTACAGAACAATGAAATCACAGCAGTTGCCAAACTTGCCAACTTACCACAGCTTACTACTTTGAACCTGAATTATAATTGCATCACCACATTGCAAGATGGGGTGTTTGAAAGATTGACAAAGCTAAGTAGTCTTACCTGCAAAACACCTGCATCGAAAATATATCCCCTTCTGCATTCCGCGGATTGA
- the LOC139143822 gene encoding chondroadherin-like, producing MNEITSLPSDAFNGLSSLQYLYLHYNKISTLPPGIFSDLNSLTRLYLFYNNITTLSSDAFNGLSSLQYLYLYNNKISTLPSGIFSGLDSLTDLRLESNEITALLKLDNLPQLTSLNLNYNCITALQDGVFERLTKLSTFHLQYTCIENISPSSFRGLTNLRYLYLRNNKLPALPTAVFDDIKTGSNIDLYLQNNPWACDCRLRGLRQWVEDNRETINIYLVGLTCQTPQVYAGLDFMDISEENMTCTSPEFSKLIRWVDVDEGNTVELTCTATGVPEPNVSWITPNGDIVNKSSNSNDTTVEFGDLALNSQGTIVIGDLR from the coding sequence ATGAATGAAATCACATCATTGCCATCTGACGCCTTCAATGGTTTGTCcagtttacagtatctgtatcTGCACTACAACAAGATATCAACATTACCACCAGGAATCTTCTCTGACTTAAATTCGTTAACACGTCTTTACCTCTTTTACAACAACATAACGACACTGTCATCTGATGCTTTCAATGGTTTGTCcagtttacagtatctgtatttgtaCAACAACAAGATATCAACTTTACCATCAGGAATCTTCTCTGGCTTAGATTCGTTAACAGATTTACGACTAGAGAGTAATGAAATCACAGCGCTTCTGAAACTTGACAACTTACCACAGCTTACTTCCTTGAACCTGAATTATAACTGTATCACTGCATTGCAAGATGGCGTGTTTGAAAGATTAACGAAGCTAAGTACCTTTCACCTGCAATACACTTGCATCGAAAACATATCCCCTTCATCATTCCGGGGATTGACTAATCTCAGATATTTGTATCTTAGGAACAACAAACTCCCAGCATTGCCAACTGCAGTTTTCGATGATATCAAAACAGGATCAAACATCGACCTTTACCTGCAAAACAATCCATGGGCATGTGATTGCCGCCTCCGTGGACTGCGACAGTGGGTCGAGGATAACAGAGAAACAATCAACATTTACCTGGTTGGGTTGACGTGTCAAACACCACAGGTCTATGCCGGACTGGATTTCATGGATATTTCAGAAGAGAATATGACATGCACGTCTCCTGAGTTCTCCAAACTCATAAGATGGGTTGATGTTGATGAAGGTAATACCGTAGAATTGACTTGTACTGCAACAGGTGTGCCTGAACCAAATGTTTCTTGGATAACACCGAATGGAGACATTGTAAACAAAAGCAGCAACAGCAATGACACAACTGTTGAATTCGGCGATCTGGCGCTAAACAGCCAAGGTACAATTGTAATAGGAGATCTCAGATGA